DNA sequence from the Nicotiana tomentosiformis chromosome 3, ASM39032v3, whole genome shotgun sequence genome:
AAGATAAATTGCAGCCATTCGTCCCTGTGATTCTGGTTTATGTCCTTCTGGTCCATCTACAATCACTAAATCCCACTTCACTTCATATACTTCCTTAGGCATATTTGTCACAAGTGACATAAATTTGCACCTTTGCGAATCTTGTGAGTAGCAATTTTTTTGGTTTCGCCTAGCATGCTTTAAAAGCTTGTATGCATCTCTAGCAACTGTTTGATACTCGACTTTATAAATTCGAGTAGTATTAGCATGATCTGTGGCATTAATAGTCTTGATTTTTTCGGGCTTGTCCTCGAGAAAGACAGTAATTCCACCCTTGTTGATGGTTGAAATTTGAGCAGAATATTGTGTTTCAAGCCCGAAAACAAGAATATTGCAGGGGGATTTTCGCGATACAAGATTATATagaaacttgatttctttcttTGTGAGGAGATGAGGGTGTTGTTCAGCTGGAGATAAGGCAAAAAAAATTGGAGAGGAATATGAAGTAATTACAGAAATCTTGACAAGTCTGAGGATGGAAGCAAATGATAAGATGAAAACAAGAAGTGGTATGATATTTCTTTTTGTAAACTTCATAGCTCTATAGTATTTGTGTATAAGGGTCTTTTTAAGACGAGTTTTGGGTGAGAA
Encoded proteins:
- the LOC104087235 gene encoding arabinogalactan O-methyltransferase 2 — its product is MKFTKRNIIPLLVFILSFASILRLVKISVITSYSSPIFFALSPAEQHPHLLTKKEIKFLYNLVSRKSPCNILVFGLETQYSAQISTINKGGITVFLEDKPEKIKTINATDHANTTRIYKVEYQTVARDAYKLLKHARRNQKNCYSQDSQRCKFMSLVTNMPKEVYEVKWDLVIVDGPEGHKPESQGRMAAIYLASVLARRSKKKNGTHVLVHDVDRMIEKWFSWEFLCDMNLVSSKGKFWDFNILTKPNTTTFCPT